The sequence CCGAGAGGTTCGGCGACCCGGTCTACCAGCGCGTCGACGCGGCAGCCTCGAAGGAGCAGAAGGCTCGCCTCGGCAAGCTCAGCGGCGACGACATCACCGCGACCGAGCTGGCCGGCGACCCGATCGTCGCAAAGCTCAGCGAGGCGCCGGGCAACGGCGCAGCCGTGGGCGGCGTCAAGGTGGTCACCGAGAAGGCCTGGTTCGCAGCCCGGCCGTCCGGCACCGAAGACGTCTACAAGATCTACGCCGAGTCGTTCGAGGGCCCGGAGCACCTGAAGCGGGTGCAGGAGGAGGCGAAGACGATCGTCGACGCCGCGCTCGGGGCCTGACGAGCAGCGCCGGCCCGGGCCTGACCCGGGTCGGCCCCGCGCGGCCCGGCCCCCCGCCCGGCCCGGCCACGCGCCCGGCCCGGCGCCGCGCCAGGCCAGCGCGACGACCTACTTGCCGGTGACCTTGCCCGGGTTGAAGTTGCGCTTCGGGTCGGCGGAGTCGAGGAGCCCCTGCATGAGGGCGAGGCCCGGCAGCGAGACATCCTGCCCGAGCCACGGTGCGTGCTCGAGACCGACCCCGTGGTGGTGCGAGACGGTCCCGCCCTCCTGGATGAACGCATCCTGGATGGCCTTCTTCACCACGTCGTACTGCTCGAGGGCGTTGTCGCCGTGCTCGAACGCGAAGGTGAAGTAGAGGCAGGCGCCCGAGTGGTACGAGTGCGACAGGTGCGCCATGATCAGGCCCTGCACGCCGACCTTCTCGAAGGCGCGGTTGGCCGCGGCGTAGACCTCGGTGTAGAGCGGCAGCAGCTTCGACCAGGGCGCGGACGTCTCCGAGACGTCGGCCGCGCCGCCGTGGTCGAGGAAGAAGTCGCGAAGGTAGGGCGTGTCGAATTTCTTCTGGTCGTAGAGAACACCCGGACCCTTGCCGACGCCGATCCCGCCGTGCTTCTTGACGATCTTGGCGACGAGCTTCTGGTTGATGGAGACGTGCTCCTCGGAGCCCTCGTAGCCGATGAACGACAGGCACATCTTGGTGAGGTCCCAGCCCTTCACCTTCAGGAAGCGCTGGAGCCCCTGCATGACGAGCGCCGAGACGCCCTTGCTCTCCTTCGACGTCGCGAACGACATCTCGGTCTCGATCTCGTTCGAGACGCGCGTCACCGAGGGGTTGGCGTCGCTCTCCGCGATCGCCTGCATGGCGGCGAGGCCGGCCTCCCAGGTGGGGAAGAGGTAGGCGAGGATCTCGCGCTGCTCGGGGATCCGGTGCACCTGCACGGTGACCTCGGTGATGACGCCGAGGCGGCCCTCGGAGCCGAGGATCATCTCGCGGAGCGACGGTCCGGTCGAGGCCGACGGCACGGCGCGGATGACGACGACGCCGTCGGGGCGCACCATCCGGAGGCCCTTGGTCATATCGGCGATGTCGCCGAACTTGTCGGACTGCATGCCCGACGAGCGGGTGGCGACCCAGCCGCCGAGAGTGGAGTGCGTGAAGCTGTCGGGGAAGTGCCCCATGGTCCAGCCCTTGGCGTTGAGCTGCTCCTCGATGTCAGGACCCTGCGCACCGGCCTGGATCCGGGCGACGCGGCCGTCCTCGTCGATGTCGAGCACGCGGTCGAGGCGGCCCATGTCGAGCGAGACGACCATGCGCTCCTCGTCGGGCATGGGCTCGAGCGAGCCGACGATGTTGCTGCCGCCGCCGAACGGGATCAGCACGAGGTCGTACTCGACGGCGGCCGCGACGATCTTGGCGACCTCGGACTCGGTGGCCGGGTAGACGACGGCGTCGGGCACGCGCGGGAAGATGTTGCCGCGGATGCGGATGAGGTCGCGGATGCTCTTGCCGTAGGTGTGCACGACCCGCTCGAGGTCGCCGGTGACGACGTTGCCCTCGCCGACGACGAGCGACAGCGACGACGCGACCTCGGAGCTGAGGCGCGAGGCCGGGATGTCGAGCTCGTCGAAGGCGGGTGCGGCGGTGATCGCGTCGGATCCGAGGTCGACGCCGACCATCTTCTTCACGAACGGTGCGAACGCGGGCTTGTCCTCGTGGTGGAAGGCCGTGCCCTCGACACCCCAGCCCCACCACTTCATGTGCTTGACGTCGGGACCGTCGACCGCCCCTGCGGTCGTCTTCGGCTTCAGATCGGTCACGGGCGGGCTCCTTCGGATGGTGCGGACGTCCCCAGGATATCCGCGGAGTACTGGGACTTCAGGTGCAGTATCTCGTCGCGGAGACGGTTCGAGAACGCGATGGCGGTCTCTCCCGTCGCGGGTCGCATGGGGGTCCCGAAGGCGACGCCGACGGGCAGCCGCCCGGGCCTCGGCCAGTGCGAGCCCCGCGGGTGCGCGATATTCGCACCGATCAGGGCGAGCGGGACGATGGGGACGTCGCAGGCGGCGGCGAGGCGGGCGGCACCGGGCTTGAACGGGCCCATCTCGCCGTCCTTCGAGCGCGTGCCCTCCGGGAAGACCAGGACCGGGAACCCCCGGGTGAGGAGCGACGCGGCGCTGACCGCGGACTCCGACGCGCGCGAGGCGGGCCTCTTCTTGGAGCCGCGCTTGCCGCCCCGCTGGATCGGGAACGCGTTGAAGAACAGCGACGTCAGCCCGCGGCGCCACCAGACGT comes from Frondihabitans peucedani and encodes:
- a CDS encoding FAD-binding oxidoreductase, translated to MTDLKPKTTAGAVDGPDVKHMKWWGWGVEGTAFHHEDKPAFAPFVKKMVGVDLGSDAITAAPAFDELDIPASRLSSEVASSLSLVVGEGNVVTGDLERVVHTYGKSIRDLIRIRGNIFPRVPDAVVYPATESEVAKIVAAAVEYDLVLIPFGGGSNIVGSLEPMPDEERMVVSLDMGRLDRVLDIDEDGRVARIQAGAQGPDIEEQLNAKGWTMGHFPDSFTHSTLGGWVATRSSGMQSDKFGDIADMTKGLRMVRPDGVVVIRAVPSASTGPSLREMILGSEGRLGVITEVTVQVHRIPEQREILAYLFPTWEAGLAAMQAIAESDANPSVTRVSNEIETEMSFATSKESKGVSALVMQGLQRFLKVKGWDLTKMCLSFIGYEGSEEHVSINQKLVAKIVKKHGGIGVGKGPGVLYDQKKFDTPYLRDFFLDHGGAADVSETSAPWSKLLPLYTEVYAAANRAFEKVGVQGLIMAHLSHSYHSGACLYFTFAFEHGDNALEQYDVVKKAIQDAFIQEGGTVSHHHGVGLEHAPWLGQDVSLPGLALMQGLLDSADPKRNFNPGKVTGK
- a CDS encoding lysophospholipid acyltransferase family protein, whose product is MIVDDRQSEPPKNETSEPGADSEPVGRVPIEAEGAQDPATPVHPRLAAVAGRVTDTAEDVRARLGDTAVDVSDRFNSRVHAMARFVAQRWVMKPTIWSITDVTVLGREKLTGLDGGFVLVANHSSHLDAPLIVGALPRKLSRYLATGAAADYFFDVWWRRGLTSLFFNAFPIQRGGKRGSKKRPASRASESAVSAASLLTRGFPVLVFPEGTRSKDGEMGPFKPGAARLAAACDVPIVPLALIGANIAHPRGSHWPRPGRLPVGVAFGTPMRPATGETAIAFSNRLRDEILHLKSQYSADILGTSAPSEGARP